Proteins co-encoded in one Nitrospirota bacterium genomic window:
- the hisC gene encoding histidinol-phosphate transaminase: MIRVADNIKSISPYVPGKPIEEVEREMGISGSIKLASNENPLGPSPKAVAAVRKALEGLNRYPDGSGFYLSQALARNYGVDISQVILGNGSNELIELVVRTFVQPGEEIISADPSFVVYKMITQAAGGTNVVVPCKDMRHDLDAMAERITPQTRIVFIANPNNPTGTMNSKTEMDRFMSRVPDHVIVAVDEAYFEYVTHAEYPDSLDHLKQGRNILALRTFSKIYGLAGLRIGYGITTPEIAELMNKVRQPFNTNSLAQIGALAALADRKHVEKSIAINNEGKQFLYQSFQQLGVSFIPTETNFILFETAQDCKDAYAALMKQGVIIRPMGGKRLRVTIGLPEENKRFVTELEKIVKQ, translated from the coding sequence ATGATACGCGTTGCAGACAATATCAAGAGCATTTCCCCCTATGTCCCCGGGAAGCCGATCGAGGAGGTCGAACGGGAAATGGGGATCTCCGGAAGCATCAAGCTCGCATCGAATGAGAACCCCCTGGGGCCGTCCCCGAAGGCCGTGGCCGCGGTCAGGAAAGCGCTGGAAGGCCTGAACCGGTATCCCGACGGCAGCGGATTCTACCTCTCTCAGGCGCTCGCCAGGAACTATGGCGTGGACATCAGCCAGGTCATCCTGGGAAACGGCTCGAACGAACTTATCGAATTGGTCGTGCGCACCTTCGTTCAACCCGGCGAGGAGATCATCTCGGCGGACCCTTCCTTTGTGGTTTACAAGATGATCACCCAGGCAGCCGGAGGCACCAACGTGGTCGTCCCCTGCAAGGACATGCGGCACGACCTGGACGCCATGGCGGAGCGGATCACGCCGCAGACCAGGATCGTGTTCATCGCGAACCCGAACAACCCGACGGGCACCATGAACAGCAAGACCGAGATGGACCGGTTCATGAGCAGAGTGCCTGATCACGTGATCGTCGCTGTGGATGAGGCCTATTTCGAATACGTGACCCACGCCGAGTATCCCGATTCCCTGGATCATCTGAAGCAGGGAAGGAACATTCTCGCGCTCAGGACCTTTTCCAAGATCTACGGCCTCGCGGGGCTCCGCATCGGGTACGGCATAACGACGCCGGAGATCGCCGAGCTGATGAACAAGGTGCGTCAGCCTTTCAATACGAACAGCCTGGCTCAGATCGGCGCCCTCGCTGCCCTGGCCGACCGGAAGCATGTCGAGAAGTCGATCGCGATCAACAACGAGGGGAAGCAGTTCCTGTACCAGTCCTTCCAACAGCTCGGCGTGTCCTTCATTCCGACGGAGACCAATTTCATCCTGTTCGAGACGGCGCAGGACTGCAAGGACGCGTACGCGGCGCTCATGAAGCAGGGGGTGATCATCAGGCCCATGGGCGGCAAACGGCTCCGGGTGACCATCGGCCTGCCCGAGGAGAACAAGCGGTTCGTGACCGAACTGGAGAAGATCGTGAAACAGTGA